A window of Prolixibacter sp. SD074 contains these coding sequences:
- a CDS encoding ATP-dependent helicase: protein MNDYLNELNEAQRNAVVNTEGPSLVIAGAGSGKTRVLTYRIAHLLKNGVPPSSVLALTFTNKAAREMKERIAKIVGPQTARYLWMGTFHSIFARILRGEAEIIGYPSSFTIYDTQDTKSLLKTIIKNMKLDDKTYKPGLVYSRISAAKNNLITPMAYLQNSEIREADQASRMPRLAEVYKEYARRCRNAGAMDFDDLLLQTNLLFKNHEEILAKYQQRFKYILVDEYQDTNFSQYLIVKKLALGHENICVVGDDAQSIYSFRGAKIENILNFRKDYPEFNTYKLEQNYRSTQTIVDAANSLIEKNKHQLPKRVFSENAEGEKIQVIGALTDNEEGYLVANEIIDTRMNHQHRFADFAILYRTNAQSRIFEEALRKRNIPYKIYGGLSFYQRKEIKDLLAYYRLTINVKDDEALKRVINYPARGIGNTTMGRLEAYAIQNDQSIWDIASNPDDCQTAGLNAGTQRKVAGFIHMIEGFARQLTSMEAYELALKIATESGMLKEFYKDKTPENLSRYENVQELLNAVQDFSLNAKEEGRPNQLNNFMEEVALLTDQDTDKEEDFDKVTLMTVHSSKGLEFKNVFIVGLEENLFPSGFSGTLTGAELEEERRLFYVALTRAKENAWLSFAKQRYRWGNLEFCNPSRFIGEIDEQFLNMKSGGLQAHLPRRESVPPAKEEAPIRRNPMGIRSQQGNEHLGKRLTRINEASRQNTAAFTGSDPEEIQAGMFVEHQRFGRGKVIAIEGTMPDRKAKVFFPNAGEKHLLLKFAKLKIVE from the coding sequence GTGAACGACTACCTCAATGAATTAAATGAAGCCCAACGCAATGCCGTTGTCAACACCGAAGGGCCTTCGCTGGTAATTGCCGGTGCCGGTTCAGGGAAAACACGCGTGCTAACATACCGGATTGCTCACTTGCTGAAGAATGGTGTTCCGCCTTCGTCTGTACTGGCACTTACCTTCACCAACAAGGCAGCCCGCGAAATGAAGGAACGAATTGCCAAAATTGTGGGTCCTCAAACAGCCCGATATCTCTGGATGGGAACATTTCACTCCATTTTTGCCAGAATCCTTCGTGGCGAAGCAGAAATCATCGGCTACCCGTCCAGCTTCACTATTTACGACACACAGGACACCAAAAGCCTGCTGAAGACCATCATCAAGAACATGAAACTTGATGATAAAACCTACAAGCCTGGTTTGGTTTATAGCCGCATTTCGGCAGCCAAGAATAACCTCATTACACCAATGGCTTATCTGCAAAACAGTGAGATTCGGGAAGCTGACCAGGCATCGCGAATGCCCCGGCTTGCTGAAGTTTACAAAGAATACGCCCGCCGCTGTAGAAATGCCGGCGCCATGGATTTTGACGATCTGCTGCTGCAAACGAATTTGTTATTCAAGAACCACGAGGAAATCCTGGCAAAATATCAGCAGCGCTTCAAATACATTTTGGTCGACGAGTACCAGGATACCAACTTTTCGCAATACCTGATTGTAAAAAAGCTGGCTCTGGGTCACGAAAATATTTGCGTGGTTGGCGACGACGCCCAAAGCATTTACTCCTTCCGGGGAGCCAAAATTGAAAATATCCTGAACTTCCGGAAAGATTATCCGGAATTCAACACATATAAGCTGGAGCAGAATTATCGGTCGACACAAACCATCGTGGACGCGGCCAACAGTCTCATCGAAAAAAATAAACACCAGCTTCCCAAACGGGTATTCAGTGAAAACGCCGAAGGAGAAAAAATTCAGGTAATCGGTGCATTGACCGACAACGAAGAAGGCTACCTGGTGGCAAATGAGATTATCGATACCCGGATGAACCATCAGCACCGGTTTGCCGACTTTGCCATTCTGTATCGGACCAATGCGCAGTCGCGTATTTTTGAAGAGGCTTTGCGAAAGCGCAATATCCCTTATAAAATATATGGAGGCCTGTCGTTTTATCAACGCAAGGAAATTAAGGATTTGCTGGCCTACTACCGGTTAACCATTAACGTGAAAGATGACGAAGCATTGAAGCGGGTTATCAATTATCCGGCACGTGGAATTGGCAATACCACCATGGGCCGGCTGGAGGCCTATGCAATTCAGAACGATCAAAGTATTTGGGATATTGCCTCCAATCCGGACGATTGCCAAACGGCCGGGCTGAACGCAGGGACACAACGCAAAGTAGCCGGTTTTATTCACATGATTGAAGGATTTGCCAGACAATTAACTTCGATGGAGGCTTATGAACTGGCCTTGAAAATTGCTACGGAAAGCGGCATGCTAAAAGAGTTTTACAAGGATAAAACGCCGGAAAACCTGAGCCGGTACGAGAATGTCCAGGAATTACTGAATGCGGTTCAGGATTTTTCGCTGAACGCAAAAGAAGAAGGACGTCCAAACCAGCTCAATAATTTCATGGAGGAGGTTGCCCTGCTCACCGATCAGGATACTGATAAAGAAGAAGATTTTGATAAGGTGACCTTGATGACGGTCCACTCATCAAAGGGACTGGAGTTTAAAAATGTGTTCATCGTTGGTTTGGAAGAGAATCTTTTCCCATCAGGATTCTCCGGGACCTTAACGGGAGCAGAACTCGAAGAAGAAAGACGCCTTTTTTATGTGGCCCTCACCCGGGCCAAAGAAAATGCCTGGCTGTCATTTGCCAAACAGCGTTATCGCTGGGGAAACCTGGAATTTTGCAATCCCAGCCGTTTTATTGGTGAAATCGATGAGCAATTTCTCAACATGAAATCGGGTGGCCTCCAGGCTCACCTTCCCCGGCGCGAATCCGTTCCGCCTGCAAAAGAAGAAGCCCCCATAAGAAGAAATCCGATGGGCATTCGTAGTCAACAGGGGAATGAACATCTGGGCAAACGACTCACCCGCATAAACGAAGCCAGC
- a CDS encoding gliding motility-associated C-terminal domain-containing protein yields MQINPLIIKVCLVVFFVPGMALLTTAQQLNAPASDFSERTSYPVTPNNDMVYYFCTQQGQQIAELQATSAGSVVTFNWTKYNSATGSFDAYATESGASSVIQNLADGCYQVSFTDGGNNYSFRSWVFNSWLQVTAAVTASTCSSFHLESTVTGSTFIYYDISSNQQVVLAPNDTYAWYDGGSRLSTQPAFTMYDVPAQNTDYRLEVTNRAGCAATSTVTYQSVVPEAKFSWTTSQKSDPQYSNPQAPLDVQFNNESINADNDKFEWFLFRDISAIREEASTTTQPVDSIMEVLAGVNPVYTYENSGRYMVKLVAAKENPNFTCRDTFYLSDYIVVDTSLVMVPPVFTPNGDGMNDVLKIETRSLESLDFQVLNRWGRTVHHFKKSGYIPEDSELAAWDGKIGGKPASAGVYFFVIDAVGRDGTRRKRKGFIHLLR; encoded by the coding sequence ATGCAAATTAACCCATTGATTATCAAAGTATGTCTTGTTGTTTTTTTTGTGCCTGGAATGGCATTGCTGACAACTGCACAGCAACTTAATGCCCCCGCCTCTGATTTTTCGGAAAGGACAAGTTATCCGGTTACCCCGAATAATGATATGGTTTATTATTTCTGCACACAGCAGGGGCAGCAAATTGCCGAATTGCAGGCAACGTCTGCGGGTAGTGTCGTTACATTCAACTGGACTAAATACAACAGCGCAACGGGCAGTTTCGATGCGTATGCCACCGAAAGCGGAGCGTCTTCTGTTATTCAAAATCTGGCCGATGGTTGTTACCAGGTTTCATTTACCGATGGCGGCAATAATTATTCTTTCCGGTCCTGGGTGTTTAACAGTTGGTTGCAGGTAACTGCGGCTGTAACAGCATCGACCTGTAGTTCTTTTCATCTTGAATCGACGGTAACGGGTTCTACTTTTATTTACTATGATATCAGCTCGAATCAGCAGGTTGTGCTGGCTCCGAATGATACGTATGCCTGGTACGATGGTGGCTCACGTTTGTCTACGCAGCCTGCTTTTACCATGTATGATGTACCGGCACAAAACACCGACTACCGGCTGGAAGTCACCAACCGGGCTGGTTGTGCAGCTACTTCCACGGTAACGTACCAATCGGTTGTGCCGGAAGCAAAATTCTCCTGGACTACCAGCCAGAAAAGCGATCCGCAGTATAGTAATCCACAGGCACCGTTGGACGTGCAGTTCAATAACGAATCGATTAATGCCGACAATGACAAATTCGAATGGTTTTTGTTCCGCGATATTAGCGCTATCCGCGAAGAAGCATCCACGACAACTCAGCCGGTTGATTCCATTATGGAAGTGCTGGCTGGCGTGAATCCCGTTTACACGTACGAGAATTCGGGACGTTACATGGTGAAGTTGGTTGCCGCAAAAGAGAATCCGAATTTTACCTGCCGGGATACTTTTTATCTGAGCGATTACATTGTGGTGGATACCTCATTGGTGATGGTGCCGCCTGTTTTTACGCCAAATGGCGATGGCATGAACGATGTTTTGAAAATTGAAACACGTTCGTTGGAATCGCTCGATTTTCAGGTCCTGAATCGCTGGGGGCGGACCGTTCACCATTTTAAAAAGAGTGGCTATATCCCTGAAGACTCTGAGCTGGCGGCGTGGGATGGCAAGATTGGTGGAAAACCAGCCTCTGCTGGTGTATACTTTTTTGTGATCGATGCGGTGGGGCGCGACGGGACACGACGAAAACGAAAAGGATTTATTCACCTCCTAAGGTGA